In Beutenbergia cavernae DSM 12333, the DNA window GAGCTCGAGCGCGCTCGGCCCCGACGCGCTGCCGCCGCCCGCGCGTGCTCGGCCGAGCACGTCGCCGGCCGACGTGACGGCGACGACGTCGGCGTCCGCGACGACAGCCCTGGCCTGTGCCAGGTCGTCCACGACGACGACGCCGTCGAGCAGCCGCTGCACGGTGCCGTCCAGGGGCGCCTCGGTGCGCACGACGTCGCGCGCCCACCGCGTCCCGGCCGGGGCGGGTCCGGCGGGCGCGGGGTCCGCGCCGGCGACGACGAGGTGCGCCCAGCCGGCTTCCCCGTCGCGCACGTGGCGCACGGCGTCGACGGCACCCTCGATCGAGGCGACGGCAGCGGCGTCGACGAGCGGGCCGAGTGCCGCCGCGATGGCGTTCTCGTAGCCCGGGGTGACCGTGAGGAAGTCCGCGAGCGCGCCGAGGACGTCGGCCGGGCGTTCGGAGTCGGCGAGCAGGGCGCCCGTGCCGTCCTTGCGCGTGAGGGACAGCTCGAGCGCGTCCCGCCGTGCCGTCCAGCGCGCGATGTCGCCCTCGGCCTCGCGGCCCGACTCCACCAGGCGGGCCACCTCCGCGCCGGCCGTCTCGAGGGCTCCGCTCGCCTCCTCGTGCGCCGCGTCGAGGTCCTCCTCGCCCTCCTCGACCCCGGCGGCCTGCCGTTCGAGCTCGTCGAACTCGGTCCGCGCCTCGCGCTCGCGGCCCTGGGCGTCGGCGAGCGCCGAGTGCAGACGCTCGAGCTCCGCCGCCTGGGCCTCCGCCCGGCTGCGCAGCGCTCCGACCTTCCCGGCGAGGCGGGCGAGACCCTCGCGCCGGTCGGCGACGCCGCGGTGCCGGGCCGCGAGCTCGTGCTCCGTGCGCGCGGCCTCCGCCTCGGCGAGCTGGCGCGTCTCGACCCGAGCTGCGAGGCCCTCCTTCGCCGCGTCGACCTCGCGCGCGAGGTCGCGCTCCGCGTCGCGGGCGCGCTCGGCCTGGGCCTCGAGGTCGTCCGGGTCGGCGCCCTCGGGCTCGGCCTCGGGGGTCCCGAGCAGGCGGCACCGCTCGGCGGCGAGGGTGGCGGTGCCCCGCATGCGTTCGCGCAGCCCGGACAGCCGGTACCAGACCTCCGTCGCCTCGCTCAGGGCGGGTGCGGCAGCCGCGGCCCGCGACTCGTGCGTGGCGAGCCGGCCGCGCGCGTCGGCCTGCGCCGCCTCGACCTCGTCGCGTGCCGTGCGCAGCGCCGTCTCGTCGGCGATCTCCTGCTCGAGCGTCGCGGTGAGCTGCACGAGGTCGTCCGCCAGCAGGCGCGCACGGGAGTCCCGCAGGTCCGCCTGGACCACGCGGGCGCGCCGGGCGACGTCGGCCTGCTTCGCGAGCGGGCCGAGCTGCCGCCGGATCTCGGCCGTCAGGTCGGTGAGCCGGGCGAGGTTCGCCGCCATCGCCTCGAGCTTGCGCAGCGCCTTGTCCTTGCGCTTGCGGTGCTTGAGGATCCCCGCGGCCTCCTCGATGAAGCCGCGGCGTTCCTCTGGCGTGGCGCGCAGGACGGCGTCGAGCTGGCCCTGCCCGACGATCACGTGCATCTCGCGGCCGAGGCCGGAGTCCGAGAGCAGGTCCTGGATGTCGAGCAGGCGGCACGCCGTGCCGTTGATGGCGTACTCGGAGCCGCCACCGGAGAAGAGCGTCCGGGAGATCGTGACCTCGGCGTAGTCGATCGGGAGCGCGCCGTCGGCGTTGTCGATCGTCAGCGAGACCTCGGCGCGGCCGAGCGGCGGCCGGGACGCGGTGCCCGCGAAGATGACGTCGGACATCGCGCCGCCGCGCAGCGTCTTGGCGCCCTGCTCCCCCATCACCCACGCCAGGGCGTCGACCACGTTCGACTTGCCGGAGCCGTTCGGGCCGACCACGCACGTGATGCCCGGCTCCAGGTGGAGCGTGGTCGCCGACGCGAAGGACTTGAATCCTCGCAGCGTCAACGTCCTCAGGTGCACATCGGCAGCCTAGGGGCAGGTGCGGCCCGGGGCCCGGAAGCGGGCCCCGCACAGCCCGGATCGCCGTCATCCGGGGGCCATGCGCCGTTCACCGGGCGCTCGGAGAGCAGCCCCCACGGAGGCGGGCCCATGCACTAGTCTCCCTTTGTCGTAACAAAGTCGTTCGAGGAGGAGCCATGATCGGAGCACGACGACGGGTCGCCGTCGCGTTCGCGTCGCTCGCCGCGGTGAGTCTCGCCGCCGCCTGCAGCGGTGGTGGCGGGGGTGGCGGCGAGGAGACGTCAGGGGAGGGCTCCGACGGGCCGGTCACCCTCACGATCACCGCGAACGCCATCTCCGGCGGGAAGAACGCCGCCGAGGCGGACTGGATCCGCGACTGGGTGATCCCCGAGTTCGAGGCGGCGATGGAGGCCGAGGGCCGGGACGTCACCGTCGAGTTCCTCGAGGAGGGCGTCGACGACGAGGACTACAAGACCAAGATCGCCCTCGACCTGCAGTCCGGCGAAGGCGCCGACATCATCGGGATCGACGGGATCTGGGTCGGCGAGTTCGCGGAGGCCGGCTACATCCAGCCCCTGTCCGACGTCGGCGGCTCGGCCGTCGACGAGTGGGAGGGCTGGGACCAGATGTCCGAGTCCGTCCAGAACGCGATGTCGTTCGAGGGCGACCGGTACGGCGTCCCGCAGGGCGCGGACGGCCGCGTCCTCTACTACAACAAGGACCTCTTCGCCGAGGCGGGGCTGCCCGAGGACTGGAGCCCGACGAGCTGGGACGAGGTTCTCGACGCCGCCCGGTCCCTCGCGGAGATCGACGGCGTGGTCCCGATCCAGCTCAACGCCGGGACGGCGATGGGTGAGGCGACCACGATGCAGGGCCTGCTGCCGCTGCTCGCCGGCACCGGGACCGAGGTGTACTCGGACGGCATGTGGAACGGCGACACGCAGGGCCTGCGCGACGTGCTCACCGCCTACCGCACGATCTACGTCGACGAAGGTCTCGGCGACCCGATCCTGCAGCAGGAGGCGGCCGGCCGGGACAACTCGTTCGCCCAGTTCGCGGCCGGCGAGATCGGCATCCTGCTCGAGGGCGACTACTTCTGGCGGTCGGTGATCAACCCCGAGGAGGGTGTCGGCACCGCACCGATGGAGAACCGCGACGACGTCGTCGGCTACACGCTCATCCCCGCACAGGAGCCCGGCGCGGGCGTGGAGGGCCGCGACTTCGTCTCGATGGGCGGCGGGACGGGCCGTGTGCTCAACCCCAACTCCGAGAACGCGGAGCTGTCGTGGGAGCTGCTCGCCTTCATGAACTCGGCCGAGGCGTTCCAGGCGCGGGTCGAGGGCACCGTCTCGATCACGCCGCGGGACGACGTCAACGCCGAGGTCCTGGCCAGCGACCCGATGCTGACGTTCGTCAGCGAGAACGTCCTGCCGATCAACAGCTACCGACCGGGCCTCGCGGCGTACCCGCAGGTCTCGGTCGCGCTCCAGGAGGCGACGGCGGCCGTCGTCTCGGGCACGTCGCCGGAGGACGCGGCGGCGGCGTACGAGGAGGCACTGATCGGGATCGTGGGCGAGGAGAACGTGGCGAGTGAGTAGCGAGCTCCCCACGGAAACCTCCGCACGCCACCGCCGGAGAAGGAACGCGGCGAGTGAGTAGCGCTGCTGCGCCCGCGACGGGGAGCACACCACCCCGTCGCGGGCAACGCCGTCGGCGCAGCGCCGAGGACGTCGCGGGGCTGGGCAGGACGGGCGCCGGTGTGTTCGTCGCCCCGGCGCTCGCGCTCATCGGGCTGTTCCTCGTCTTCCCGGCGATCTGGACGATCTACCTGGGGATGAC includes these proteins:
- a CDS encoding extracellular solute-binding protein, with the translated sequence MIGARRRVAVAFASLAAVSLAAACSGGGGGGGEETSGEGSDGPVTLTITANAISGGKNAAEADWIRDWVIPEFEAAMEAEGRDVTVEFLEEGVDDEDYKTKIALDLQSGEGADIIGIDGIWVGEFAEAGYIQPLSDVGGSAVDEWEGWDQMSESVQNAMSFEGDRYGVPQGADGRVLYYNKDLFAEAGLPEDWSPTSWDEVLDAARSLAEIDGVVPIQLNAGTAMGEATTMQGLLPLLAGTGTEVYSDGMWNGDTQGLRDVLTAYRTIYVDEGLGDPILQQEAAGRDNSFAQFAAGEIGILLEGDYFWRSVINPEEGVGTAPMENRDDVVGYTLIPAQEPGAGVEGRDFVSMGGGTGRVLNPNSENAELSWELLAFMNSAEAFQARVEGTVSITPRDDVNAEVLASDPMLTFVSENVLPINSYRPGLAAYPQVSVALQEATAAVVSGTSPEDAAAAYEEALIGIVGEENVASE
- the smc gene encoding chromosome segregation protein SMC, whose product is MHLRTLTLRGFKSFASATTLHLEPGITCVVGPNGSGKSNVVDALAWVMGEQGAKTLRGGAMSDVIFAGTASRPPLGRAEVSLTIDNADGALPIDYAEVTISRTLFSGGGSEYAINGTACRLLDIQDLLSDSGLGREMHVIVGQGQLDAVLRATPEERRGFIEEAAGILKHRKRKDKALRKLEAMAANLARLTDLTAEIRRQLGPLAKQADVARRARVVQADLRDSRARLLADDLVQLTATLEQEIADETALRTARDEVEAAQADARGRLATHESRAAAAAPALSEATEVWYRLSGLRERMRGTATLAAERCRLLGTPEAEPEGADPDDLEAQAERARDAERDLAREVDAAKEGLAARVETRQLAEAEAARTEHELAARHRGVADRREGLARLAGKVGALRSRAEAQAAELERLHSALADAQGREREARTEFDELERQAAGVEEGEEDLDAAHEEASGALETAGAEVARLVESGREAEGDIARWTARRDALELSLTRKDGTGALLADSERPADVLGALADFLTVTPGYENAIAAALGPLVDAAAVASIEGAVDAVRHVRDGEAGWAHLVVAGADPAPAGPAPAGTRWARDVVRTEAPLDGTVQRLLDGVVVVDDLAQARAVVADADVVAVTSAGDVLGRARAGGGSASGPSALELHAARDEAVRELADATARAERSRFELSAARTAEEGARRAHEGTLEALHASDARFAAVAERLGRLGAAVRAASAEAERSTAAIGAAQAALAEREGELSELAERLEVAQREPEAADGDVEAAATERDAAAEASRTARAAETDARLVLRTAEERMRAIGGRAASLERAARVERAARERAAEKMRVRRRQALVAQEVREVAAAALSELDRSLARATSEREVAEAARAERDVELTQVRAELDELARRHAELTDVVHRDEVARAEQRLRITQLETRSVEELGIDPAVLVEEYGPDRSVPEAAAPGAAPDDETEPVTRPYVRTEQEKRLRAAERALALLGRVNPLALEEHAALEERHAFLTRQLADLKSSRADLLEIVREIDERVEAVFTDAFADTAREFEGVFSRLFPGGEGRLLLTDPDDMLTTGIEVEARPPGKKVKRLSLLSGGERSLTAVAILVAIFKARPSPFYVMDEVEAALDDVNLGRLLEIFTELRASSQLIVVTHQKRTMEIADALYGVTMRGDGVTTVISQRLKEDEPAAVGGR